The genomic segment CCGTAGCGCTCATCCCCCCGGTGGTGCCCATGCTGCTGGAGCCCAGCCCCCCCGCCGACCCCAGCCCCGCGTCGGCCGCCGAGCCGATGCCCGACGAGCCCATGCCGGCGCTGCCTGTGCCGGCCGAGTACGACGTGCCGGTGTCCCTGCTCGTGGCACCGGTCGCGGCGGTGTAGGACGAGCCGGTGCCCATCCCGCTGGTGCCGGTGGATCCCGTCGCGCCCATCGACGTGCCGGTGCCGGCGGAATACGACGAGCCCGCGTCCGACCCGCCCAGCGCGCCCGTGCCGGCCGAGTAGCCCGTGCCGCTCGTGCCCAGGTCCGACGTGTCCGAGAGCCCGCCACCCGCCATCAACCCGCTCGTCGACGCCGTGTCGCCGCGGCTGAACGAGTCGCGCACGCTCGTCTCGAAGTCGCGGGTGAGCGGCGTGTGGTCGTACGCGGGCAGGCCGGTGAGGTCGCTGGCGGCCAGCGAGTCCACGATCACCTTGTCGCCCTGCTCGTCCAGGCGCGCGTAGCCGATGGGGATCAGCACGTGGCGGTCGGTGGCGCCCGCCACCATGCCGTCGTCCACGTCCACGTCCAGGTAGCGGACCTTCATGGCCCCCGTGTCGATGAGCAGCTCGTCGACCTCGCCGATCTTGCGGCCGTCCGAGGCCATCACGTCCCACCCTCGCACGTCCGGATCGCCGTCGGCGACCTTGAAGTCGTCCAGCTGGTCGAGCGGAACCACCCGGTCCATGTCGTTGTTCGCCATCGGCTTAACCCTTTCGCTCGTGCCCCGGGACCTCGCCTCGCGGAAGAGCGGGCGGGTCCGGAGCGGTTGCCGCTGTACAGGGCGCGACCGCACGCCCCTCCCTCGTCTCCGGAGCCCACCCCCTATGCAACCCCCGTTCCAGATGGGCGTGGCGCAAGCTTGGCAGGCGCCTTGCAAACTGTTTACAAACGTTGTACAAACCGGTAGGTTGCGAGCGTGGCGTGGAGGGCTCGGAACCAGGGCGTCCGAACCACGCGGGGACGCGCTACGGACCCTTTGCCCGGCACCCTACATCACCGAGGGAGAGAACTCACGATGCAGCAGGCGACCACCACCACCGGGACCACTGCCGACGTCTTCCAGCGGGCCGACGTGCTCAGCGAGGCGGAGCTGGACACGCTGCCCATAGGCATGATCCAGCTGGACCGCGAAGGCACCGTGCTCAAGTACAACCAGACGGAGTCGGACCTCACCAGCGTGAACAAGGCCGACGCGGTGGGGAAGAGCTTCTTCGACGAGGTGGCGCCGTGCACGAAGGTGCAGCAGTTCTACGGCCAGTTCCTGGAGGGCGTGGAGAAGCGGAACCTGCACACGGTGTTCAACTACGAGTTCAAGTTCCGCGACGGGCGCCGCAAGGACGTGGTGATCAGCATGTTCTACAGCGCCAGCACCGACACCGTGTGGGTGCTGGTGCAGCGGCCGTAGGTGCGGCACGGACTTCGCAGCGAACGCCTGTGCCCGGCGCATGGTCTGGCCGTGTAACGGGCATGGGTAGGAAGGTTGGATGAGGAACGGGCGGGCGCTTCGCAGTTCCGGGAGCGCCCGCCCTTCGTTCGTGCGCTTCAGGGAACCGGGACGACGGAGGGACGATGGAGGGACGGCGGTGGCTGCGGCGGCTGGGGTTCGCGGTGAAGGTGGCGGGGCGCGAGGGACTGAAGAGCAACGACGCCCGCAAGTGGCGCTCGGGTCCGCACCTCTCCGTCTCCATCGGCTACTTCCGCGCGATCCTGGACTACCTGGACGAGATCGACGTGCGGATGTACCGCATCTCGTCGGACTTCGCCCCGTACTGCACGCATCCCGAGATGCCGCAGTTCCACGGCCAGGTCGGCGAGTGCGCGCGCGACCTGGCGGACGTGGGCCGCATCGCACGCGAGCGCGGCATCCGCCTGTCGCTGCACCCGTCGCAGTACGTGCTGCTGAACGCGCTGGACCCCGCCATCACCGCCAAAGGCATCGCCGACGTGAATTCGCAGGCGGCGCTGCTGGACGCGATGGAGCAGGGACCCGAGGCCGTGGTCGTGCTGCACCTGGGCGGCGCGTACGGCGACAAGGACGCGGCGCTCAAGCGGTTCGAGGAAGGCTACGCGCGGCTGTCGGAAGCAGGCCGGCGCCGGCTGGTGATCGAGAACGACGAGACCGTCTACACGGTGCAGGACTGTCTCCGTGCGCACGACGCCACGGGCGTGCCGCTCATCTTCGACCACCAGCACCACCACCTCAACCCCGGCACCATGGCGATGCCGGACGCGGCGCGGGCGGCCCTCGCCACCTGGCCGGCGGGGGTGATGCCCAAGGTCCACTTCTCGTCGCCCAAGCTGGACACGCGCATGGTGCTGAAGGGCGGCAAGGAGGTCCCTGCCCCGCCACTCCTGTCGCAGCACGCCGACTACGTGCACCCGTGGGAGTTCGCCGCCTTCCTTCGCGACGTCGGCCCCATCCCCTTCGACGTGATGCTCGAAGCCAAGATGAAGGACGCCGCCCTCCTCAAGCTCCGCACCGACCTCACCCGCTACAACCTCTGGTGACCGGGAGATACCGCCCGACCCAACCACTTGTAGGGGTGCGATTTATCGCATCCGCACCCTCCGTAGCCCCGACATCACGGCCCCGCCCCGCATCTCCCCCAGCGCCGTTCCGAGGATGCGGCTCCGGCACGGCCTACGACGACGGGGCGAAAGATAGAAGAAGAAGCGCCCGCCGCCCGACCGAGCAGCGGGCGCTTTCCGCGTCCGTTCATCATCCGTCCTACCCTTCGGGCACCCAGCGAGCGCTCACCCGTGCCCGGCTCCGTGCGGCGATGCAGGATCTGCCCGCCCTTCGGTCATCGCGCCGACCGGTGGAAGCACCTCCAGCACGAGACTGCCCTCTCCGGCGCCCGAGAGCACGTAACGCGCGCCGGTCTCCACGCGCTCGCCGGGCGCGACCTCCACCCGCAGCTCCGCGGAACGGAGCGGGCCGAGCTGCACGTTCACCGTGTGCGATCCCGGCCGCAGCTCCGCCCAACCCGGGCGGTCACGCGCTCGCCGCCCGCCCAGCACCGAGCCGTCCATGACCACCACGACGCCACGAGAGTGCGCGGGCACCAGCCGGTGATCCGCCCACCAGACGGCGATGCCAGTGCGGCCTTCCGTCCATTCAGCCCACTCCTCGCGCCACGCCATGAGCGGGTCGATGGCGAACTCGTCGTGCAGCAGCAGCATGGGATAATCCTGCTTGGCGCCCATCCACTCGTCCCAGCTCCACTTCACCGCCAACAGCATCCCCACGGTCACGCCTACCAGCGTGCCTACGAGCATCGGCGCGGGAGCGCCCGCCGCGCCGTACACCGCGACTGCGCCGGCCACCCCGCCCACGGCCCCGAACGCCCGGCCCGCGGCCGACTTGCACCGGTGCATGACCCACTCGTCGCGGGTGTGGGCGAGCTTGTGCAGGGCCTTCCCCAAGGCCGTGGTGTCGGTGAAGAGCCCACGGTGCTCCGGAGCGACGGGGTGCTGTACGCGGGTCATGGCCGCCCCTTCCCGCCTGAGCCGGGCACGTCCCCGCCCTCGCCGTCCGCGAGGAAGAGCGAGTCGGCGATGCCGGCGACCTCCTCCGCGTGGCGCCACTCGCTCTGGAGCCCCGCCAGCTCCTGCTGGAGCGCGTGCTGCTCGGATTGCTCGCTGCACGCCATCTCCAGGGAGAGCAGCACCTCGCCCGGAAGCCGGGCCATCAGCGTCACCTCATCGAACCCGGAGCGGTCCCGCAGCCGGAGCACCTTCTCCGCGACGCTGCCGAAGTACGACGCCACCCCACCCGCCCGGTCGATCCGCTCCACGGCCGCGTCCACCGTCTTCACGCTGCCGCCCAAGTGGTTGATGCGCGCCAGCAGCGGGCGCGCGGCCGCCACCGCTGCGTAGCCGGAGAAGTACGACACGCCTCGCGTGTGCGGCACGCGCAGCTCCCACCGGCCGGTTTCGTCGACGTCGTCGAACGACACCTCCTTCACCGCCTCGCCGCGCAGCGCCAGCGTCCCGCCGCCGGGCACGGGCACGCGCGTGATGCGCAGCCGCGAGTCGTAGAACCGCCACGCGGCTCCCGCGCCGTAGTAGGCGACCTGCCCGCCGGGCACGCGCGACCCGGCGAAGGCCAGGCCGAGACCGACCGCGCTGCTTACGTTGCTGCGGAAGCTCGCGCGCTTCATCCGCCTGACGAGCTGGTCGCCGTAGCGCCAGAACGCCAGCTCCCGCCGCTCCGGCCGCCCGATGCGCACCATCTCCATCCCGTCGTCCAGCCGCGCGAGCGAGACGTTGTCGCTAGACGCCAGCATGCCGTGGCGGGGGAAGATGCGCTCGCAGTCCTCCAGCACCTCCCAGCGCTCCTCCAGCGGCGCCAGGTTCCAGCGGCGGCAGCGCGGGCACACCACCCACAGCCGCCCGCGTTCCGCGTCGA from the Longimicrobiaceae bacterium genome contains:
- a CDS encoding PAS domain-containing protein, which produces MQQATTTTGTTADVFQRADVLSEAELDTLPIGMIQLDREGTVLKYNQTESDLTSVNKADAVGKSFFDEVAPCTKVQQFYGQFLEGVEKRNLHTVFNYEFKFRDGRRKDVVISMFYSASTDTVWVLVQRP
- a CDS encoding PRC-barrel domain-containing protein, encoding MANNDMDRVVPLDQLDDFKVADGDPDVRGWDVMASDGRKIGEVDELLIDTGAMKVRYLDVDVDDGMVAGATDRHVLIPIGYARLDEQGDKVIVDSLAASDLTGLPAYDHTPLTRDFETSVRDSFSRGDTASTSGLMAGGGLSDTSDLGTSGTGYSAGTGALGGSDAGSSYSAGTGTSMGATGSTGTSGMGTGSSYTAATGATSRDTGTSYSAGTGSAGMGSSGIGSAADAGLGSAGGLGSSSMGTTGGMSATGTGSSAGMGATGSGSGMGSSSGMGSSGTGSTSGMSASGTGSTSGMSASGSGSSSGMGASGGMGSSSGTSGSSDSFYDHDSFDDSRFYGSRRRGGTSGTGGTGGSNL
- the uvsE gene encoding UV DNA damage repair endonuclease UvsE; amino-acid sequence: MEGRRWLRRLGFAVKVAGREGLKSNDARKWRSGPHLSVSIGYFRAILDYLDEIDVRMYRISSDFAPYCTHPEMPQFHGQVGECARDLADVGRIARERGIRLSLHPSQYVLLNALDPAITAKGIADVNSQAALLDAMEQGPEAVVVLHLGGAYGDKDAALKRFEEGYARLSEAGRRRLVIENDETVYTVQDCLRAHDATGVPLIFDHQHHHLNPGTMAMPDAARAALATWPAGVMPKVHFSSPKLDTRMVLKGGKEVPAPPLLSQHADYVHPWEFAAFLRDVGPIPFDVMLEAKMKDAALLKLRTDLTRYNLW